One Flavobacterium sp. 90 DNA segment encodes these proteins:
- a CDS encoding nuclear transport factor 2 family protein translates to MANIIVLFMLFLSRQVTAQTNSEVLKMDHLKSEIIKMDSLLFDVAFNKCDAALFKKIIADDVEFYDDRSGLSTSKPNEIKSLLAKCERTEKLTRKLNSCTIDKLGDFGAVQIGEHTFYINNKPEGTGKFIHIWERKDNDWKLKRIVSYEHRPIKK, encoded by the coding sequence ATGGCGAATATAATCGTTCTCTTTATGTTGTTTTTAAGTAGACAAGTAACGGCGCAAACGAATAGTGAGGTTCTAAAAATGGATCATCTAAAAAGCGAAATCATCAAGATGGATAGCTTACTTTTTGATGTTGCCTTTAATAAATGTGATGCAGCACTTTTTAAAAAGATAATAGCTGATGATGTCGAATTCTACGATGATCGATCCGGTTTGAGCACTTCTAAACCTAATGAAATAAAATCTTTACTCGCTAAATGCGAAAGAACTGAAAAACTGACCCGAAAATTAAACTCTTGCACAATTGATAAATTAGGTGATTTTGGAGCAGTCCAAATAGGCGAACATACATTTTATATTAATAACAAACCAGAAGGAACCGGCAAGTTCATTCATATTTGGGAACGAAAAGATAATGATTGGAAATTAAAACGAATTGTGAGTTACGAGCACAGACCTATTAAAAAATAG